A stretch of the Calypte anna isolate BGI_N300 chromosome 21, bCalAnn1_v1.p, whole genome shotgun sequence genome encodes the following:
- the SH2D5 gene encoding SH2 domain-containing protein 5 — MKKKPSNGRGSDPAPPQHRARGITKPAEYVGSFVLEDLDLEQQAGHLEEQLRMLKDCPRRRPVVLRFSLQGLKVYGADGETLLMAHALRRILYSTWRSASSQFAFVARNPHSPHSPLFCHLFVGPPGEVQTLHLLLCRSFQLCYLLAHPEVQEVEGDPPGAGVLREPLNPDEVSRNVNALVSLRRLPAPSGLGSLGTGERRLEGEGRAWRLGNPYCSPVLVRKKAIRSKVLRSGAYRDWGGESQLHQPPRDTAGWESKGPRSVGFLPENESVLAESVWTFAGIARDSGVALLQQDVPGAFLLRPEPGPAQRWCLWVRAPCGVVPYGLLRTHQGRFCVEHSSAEFSSVPALLAHYSAGPGGCFCRLCPGHRNPGYEEQDPGGAAQPRGGAPAAAWTPGTAPSGVQQERG; from the exons ATGAAGAAGAAACCATCCAATGGGAGAGGGTCAGATCCTGCCCCTCCCCAGCACCGAGCCCGGGGCATCACCAAGCCAGCAGAG TATGTGGGTTCCTTTGTGCTGGAGGACTTGGACCTGGAGCAGCAAGCAGGGCATCTGGAGGAGCAGCTGCGGATGCTGAAG GACTGCCCCAGGAGGAGGCCGGTGGTGCTGAGGTTCAGCTTGCAGGGGCTGAAGGTCTATGGTGCTGATGGAGAG ACGCTGCTGATGGCCCACGCTCTCCGAAGGATCCTGTACAGCACCTGGCGCAGTGCCAGCAGCCAATTCGCCTTCGTGGCCCGGaacccccacagcccccacagccccctcttCTGCCACCTCTTTGTGGGGCCCCCGGGTGAG GTCCAGACcctgcacctcctgctctgccgttccttccagctctgctacCTGCTGGCACACCCTGAGGTGCAGGAGGTTGAGGGGGATCCCCCCGGGGCCGGGGTGCTGCGGGAGCCCCTCAACCCCGACGAGGTGTCCCGCAATGTCAACGCCCTCGTCTCCCTCCGCCGCCTGCCTGCACCCAGCGGCCTCGGCTCGCTGGGCACGGGG GAGCGACGTCTGGAGGGGGAGGGCAGAGCCTGGCGCCTGGGAAACCCTTACTGCTCCCCGGTGCTGGTTCGCAAAAAAGCGATCCGGAGCAAAGTCCTGCGCTCCGGGGCTTACCGGGACTGGGGGGGGGAGAGCCAACTCCACCAGCCCCCCCGGGACACTG caggctgggagagcAAAGGCCCGAGGAGCGTGGGCTTCCTCCCTGAGAACGAGAGCGTCCTGGCTGAGAGCGTCTGGACCTTCGCTGGCATCGCCAG ggacagTGGGGtggccctgctgcagcaggacgTCCCCGGTGCCTTCCTGCTGCGCCCcgagcccggcccggcccagcgCTGGTGCCTGTGGGTGCGGGCGCCCTGCGGTGTCGTCCCGTACGGGCTCCTCAGGACACACCAGGGCAGGTTCTGCGTGGAG CACTCCAGTGCCGAGTTCTCCAGCGTGCCCGCGCTCCTGGCTCACTACAGCGCGGGGCCCGGGGGCTGCTTCTGCCGCTTGTGCCCCGGACACCGCAACCCCGGCTACGAGGAGCAGGACCCGGGAGGCGCGGCCCAGCCCCGGGGGGGGGCACCGGCGGCCGCCTGGACCCCCGGCACCGCCCCCTCCGGGGTGCAGCAGGAGCGGGGATAG